Proteins co-encoded in one Saprospira grandis genomic window:
- a CDS encoding NAD(P)H-dependent oxidoreductase, translating to MKKQHIFVINAGFPFGHSPGRFNQSLLDIDLDFFAPKESYELQYTKLSEEYDVETEVQKFLWADTIIYHMPIWWFHMPFRFKEYIDRVFTKGHGRIYTSDGRSSKNPKVNYGTGGLLHGRNYLITSSWNAPKEAFEWEGEFFQQKSVDEGALFPFHRMNAFVGLEFKGSLHFHDIEKNARAEEEFANYKAFLKQHFA from the coding sequence ATGAAAAAGCAACATATTTTTGTCATAAATGCCGGATTTCCATTCGGTCATTCTCCCGGTCGATTTAACCAAAGTCTATTAGATATTGATCTTGATTTTTTTGCTCCCAAAGAGAGCTATGAACTACAATACACTAAACTAAGTGAAGAATATGATGTAGAGACAGAAGTACAGAAATTTCTTTGGGCCGACACCATCATTTATCATATGCCAATTTGGTGGTTTCATATGCCTTTTCGTTTTAAGGAATATATTGATCGGGTTTTCACAAAGGGGCATGGGCGGATTTATACCAGCGATGGTCGATCTTCTAAAAACCCAAAAGTCAATTACGGAACTGGAGGCTTACTGCATGGTCGCAACTACTTGATAACCAGTAGTTGGAATGCTCCCAAGGAAGCTTTTGAATGGGAAGGCGAGTTTTTTCAACAAAAATCTGTTGATGAAGGTGCCCTCTTCCCTTTTCATAGAATGAATGCTTTTGTAGGCCTTGAGTTTAAAGGGAGCTTGCATTTTCACGATATAGAAAAAAACGCCAGAGCCGAAGAAGAATTTGCGAACTATAAAGCATTTCTGAAGCAACACTTTGCCTAA
- a CDS encoding LysR family transcriptional regulator — translation MLNLEWLRSFKAIYEEGNISRAAPKLYSSQPGLSMQLRALEQHLGYKLFIRAGRQMKPTEEAKQLHAYVLPALERLEQVEELFQQTALQKRERIRIGLCSEIFSLVLAPQLSTLSFDVHARFADNSTLFKELEQGLLDLLITAQPLDHSLKKRFEAAHFSQEQLYLVGSKNLDLSPFRQAIEAQDYKRLTQQLREFPWYAVINEMEHSRRFWSDNFDESLPFQPNFMLPSLATIIQCLKTQEGLAIIPDILIQKELESKELQLIWSGKTPSVNPLYFIRDKHSRKEKELELLKAIFKQKMPPQIKKELQS, via the coding sequence ATGCTCAATTTAGAATGGCTCCGTAGCTTTAAAGCAATTTATGAAGAAGGGAATATTAGCCGAGCTGCTCCAAAATTGTATAGCTCTCAACCTGGCCTTAGCATGCAATTAAGGGCTTTAGAGCAGCATCTAGGCTATAAACTGTTTATTCGAGCAGGCCGACAAATGAAGCCCACAGAAGAAGCTAAGCAGCTACATGCCTACGTTCTGCCCGCACTAGAACGTCTAGAGCAGGTCGAAGAACTTTTTCAACAAACTGCTTTACAAAAACGAGAACGAATTCGTATTGGCCTTTGCTCCGAAATTTTTTCATTGGTTTTGGCGCCCCAATTATCAACACTCTCTTTTGATGTACATGCCCGCTTTGCCGATAATTCTACTCTTTTTAAAGAATTGGAACAAGGCCTGTTAGATCTCTTAATTACAGCTCAGCCCCTAGATCATAGTCTAAAAAAACGCTTCGAAGCAGCGCATTTTTCTCAAGAACAACTTTACCTTGTTGGCTCTAAAAATTTAGACCTTTCTCCTTTTCGACAGGCCATTGAAGCCCAGGATTATAAGCGATTAACGCAGCAGCTAAGAGAATTTCCATGGTATGCAGTGATTAATGAAATGGAACATAGCCGCCGATTTTGGTCCGATAATTTTGACGAATCGCTGCCTTTTCAACCCAATTTCATGCTGCCCAGCCTAGCTACGATTATTCAGTGCCTAAAAACACAAGAAGGGCTAGCTATTATTCCAGATATTTTGATCCAAAAAGAGCTAGAAAGTAAGGAGCTGCAGCTGATTTGGAGCGGAAAAACACCTTCTGTTAACCCACTCTATTTTATTCGAGATAAACATAGCCGAAAAGAGAAAGAGTTGGAGTTGCTCAAGGCTATTTTTAAACAGAAAATGCCCCCGCAGATCAAAAAAGAGCTGCAGTCCTAG
- a CDS encoding STAS/SEC14 domain-containing protein, with translation MEKQLPWGKMYLQNGVFICDITAGAHIDVAEMDIWADTAAEFSAGQPFTFLVNLSEMKSVSKEARRLKIYEDERLHIIAGAIQIKSVLSKMLANFFLQMNKIPSPVKIFNEREKALNWLANLEKEHKN, from the coding sequence ATGGAAAAGCAACTGCCTTGGGGGAAGATGTACCTACAAAATGGGGTATTTATTTGTGATATTACCGCCGGTGCACATATTGATGTAGCCGAAATGGATATTTGGGCCGATACCGCCGCAGAATTTTCTGCTGGCCAACCTTTTACCTTTTTGGTCAATCTCTCCGAAATGAAATCGGTGTCTAAAGAAGCCCGTCGGTTAAAAATTTATGAAGACGAACGTTTGCATATTATTGCTGGCGCGATCCAAATAAAATCGGTCTTATCTAAAATGTTGGCCAACTTCTTCCTGCAAATGAATAAAATCCCCAGCCCGGTCAAAATATTTAATGAGCGAGAAAAAGCGCTAAATTGGTTGGCCAACTTAGAGAAGGAGCATAAAAACTAA
- a CDS encoding TIGR02594 family protein codes for MPDEEGLEEDDEPSGKEENEETPTANSSISASVGKGGENKKADAVLVQKTLNAKNDAGLAVDGDVGPLTIKAIRNYQQKTFGWQDGLIEVGGKTAGSLFGHASASENNDTPSAENDNTVTEDQPTDDGKTSEKEGNYQKPAWISKAEGYKGKAETAKMVKDDPFVKMLFQELGTYDEWAHKQTVKTANWCAAFVSHCLKKSGQPALSYYDGGRAKKYLDYGRKIDKPAYGAIVVFSRSGGGHVGFVAGQTDSHILTLGGNQGNKVCIKAYPKSKVQGYVVPSSWTVPEENYLD; via the coding sequence ATGCCCGATGAAGAAGGCCTAGAGGAAGATGATGAGCCTTCTGGCAAAGAGGAAAATGAAGAAACCCCCACCGCCAATAGCAGCATTTCGGCCTCGGTCGGTAAAGGCGGAGAAAACAAAAAAGCCGATGCCGTTTTGGTCCAAAAAACACTAAATGCCAAAAATGATGCAGGCCTAGCCGTAGATGGCGATGTCGGCCCCCTCACGATTAAGGCCATCAGAAACTACCAGCAAAAAACCTTTGGTTGGCAAGATGGCTTGATTGAAGTGGGCGGAAAAACCGCGGGCTCCCTTTTTGGCCATGCAAGTGCTAGCGAAAATAATGATACGCCCTCTGCCGAAAATGATAATACGGTCACAGAAGATCAGCCAACTGATGATGGCAAAACTTCTGAAAAAGAAGGAAACTATCAAAAGCCCGCCTGGATCAGCAAAGCAGAAGGCTATAAAGGCAAAGCCGAAACGGCAAAAATGGTAAAAGATGACCCCTTTGTCAAAATGCTCTTCCAAGAATTGGGCACTTATGACGAATGGGCGCACAAACAAACCGTAAAAACAGCCAACTGGTGCGCGGCCTTCGTTTCGCATTGTCTCAAAAAATCGGGACAGCCCGCACTCAGTTATTATGATGGCGGTCGAGCAAAAAAATACCTTGATTATGGGCGAAAAATTGACAAGCCCGCCTATGGGGCCATCGTCGTTTTTAGTCGCTCTGGCGGCGGACATGTCGGTTTTGTAGCCGGCCAAACCGACAGCCATATTCTTACCCTTGGCGGAAACCAGGGCAATAAGGTGTGCATAAAAGCCTATCCCAAAAGTAAGGTGCAGGGTTATGTGGTGCCTTCTAGCTGGACCGTTCCCGAGGAAAATTATTTAGATTAA